cccccaaaaggtctccaatgacaccaaggcccagatgatccaacatccagaaccgtttcaaggcaactggctcagacaatacaccctcacggactactccataatcctaaatttttctttgtgtccccataagataaaGCACCccccttcagcaggaagtagtaagagaaactacgcctaaattcccaaatataccaagctggctttggagatggaattggctaaCTCCTTCTccaaacccagacatattgcttaaaaaaaaaaaaaaaaaagactaagagaTTCTTGtatcccaaatcagaagagccctctggtgtgggacagagaaaaaccagtatttttatttaaagcaggttgattataaatacaatgtctttctaaagaaaaaagggaatagtatagatatgataggataaaaggatagattaatgaacctacttttaaagagcaacttgtttaaaatgttttacattgctatggattttagtttattgatacaaatttaaagttaattttgttatactgtgtgtatatttctagtcttgtttaatgtattatgtttatgtagctcgtttagattgtaatggataattaagaaatacagataattagtcttctatgatagtcaaacttgtagcatgttagttaagttttctaggtatacatagatataattcagatagacaggtaatcttcaaacacttcaaagacctacagaatatggcatttaaaatatttttaaaaatttagactttctggacagtgagacatggctgctcctggcagcactgatttacttcagaggaggatggacatcgaagatactccatatggagtttatcttcaccttggcaaaaatagccatttgggcaagactgttcttgcctggactgcttgaaaaatgtatcgactggacatgtaggacccataggaaggtgaccactgaactttgcttggtgaaatggtccttcaagtttctgctttgcagaggaaactgccagacattctatagcacacagaaaaaatgactgagacattctagccctgtgggctgaagacagatgtcccaactttacaagagaactttggatgactgtccaggctgctagctgtctctgtctaccctgcaagactcccaaaagttgcttgcatccttctcccatttcccaggtaatattatatccttctgaggtctttgatgtagttgaacactagagatagttataattttccttagttatgataaaagataagttagatatgaaaccttagactcacaaatataggatagataggatatcttctttaatattgtaactgtaattcttgcttgataattgttttgttatatgtaattttactatgtgaaagtaaaaaccttccttttggaaaaaaaaaaaggaaaggggaagtgctgtggatatcgctctgtataaataaaatgtgggttggccagtagccaggcatgaagtataggcaggacaagcagagaagagaattctgggaacaggaaggctgagtcagagagatgctgccagccgcctccatgacaagcgagatgtaaggtaccagtaagccacgagccatgtggcaacttatacattaataaaaatgggttaatttaagatagaagaactggataacaagaagcctgccagggccatacagtttataagtaatataagcgtctgagtgattattttataggtgggttgtgggactgcaggggcttggtgggacctggagagaagttcTCCAGCTACAGATAGCAGATCCTATTCCTGCCTCATCTATAACATTTTCCCTGGAGTCAATAGGACCACAGTCAAGAACATGACAGTCCTTagtaagtggatctctgaaatACCAGCACCAGGTTAGGAGGGGAGTCTTTTGGCTTCCTGGGAAGGTGCAGAAGCATTGAATTTCCAGCCCATGTCTATGGGAACAAGCAAAACTCAATCCTCCCAGAGCTTCCTGCTCCATCCCTATGTCTAATGGtctcctgcttctctgagttCCCCTGGCTGATAGAGATGGAGCTTGGAATGTGAGCAGGAGGTTCTCCCAGTTTTGGAAGGCCTTTGGTTGTGTGAGGGATACTTAAAGTCAAGATTTCTTTCTGTGACTCACACAAGTCTTCCCGTCCCCTCTATTTTCATTTAATGACCTCCATGACCTAGAAGAAACACCCAGGGCTGTGCTCACATGTTTTTTCTCCAAATTGGGGGAGAAAATTCCCCACAAATGGGGACCAGCAGTCCAGAGCTCTGCTCCCAGTTAACTCTGCTCCTGTCTCATGGGTGACTGGCTCAGCTCTGACTCTGTAGGATGGGAAGAGtgagtggagaaggtgcctgggACCCTGTTCTGCATCAGGGTGAACCATGTCACTGACAGTTGATGATGCTCTTTCGCTTACTCTTCTCAAGGTTCAAAAAACTAATGTCGGCTGAGTGTAGTGGCACATATCTTTGatgccagcactgaggagggagaagcaggtagatagtgtgactttgaggccagcctggtctacataccaagttccaagTAATCTAGGCTTGTACAGTGAgatcctctcaaaaaaaaaaaaaaaaaaagtactaaggATTAGAGTGGCAGGCTGTGGTCAACACTGATTATTCACTTCTGCGCTGTGGTATTTAATCCATACCTGTGATGCAAGAAATAACATTTATCTTTAAACAGAAATTCTTTAGTTTGGGATTTCTTCCAGTCCTGGGGTCTAGGTTTTAACACATTTAAGATTAGCtcggcaggaagagggaggaagatcaAGTTGACACATGGTAGCTAGGGCCACTAGGTGGGTTTCAGGACATGGGCAGGGCGACAAATATGAGAGACCCTTCTGATAAGTATTTAGTTCCGTGGGCAAAGGCCACGTTTACTGTCTAGtgcagctggaggaggggaggcatAGTGTCCCACAAATTGAGGGAAACCTGTGGCCTGGAGCAAACCGCTTCTGCATACACCTCAGGCAGCAACAGCCAGGGGGCGCACGAGTGCCTTCTAAAGCAGCCAGTAATTGGCTTCTCTGGGGACCAATGAGATGCAGCCATTCTCCATCCAATGAGACCATGTGGTGAATCCTCTTCAACCAATGGGACTTCGAGTATCATGACGGGCTGGCCCCGCCTTCCGTGCCTTCTGGAGCCACGCCAGAGACGCTGGTACCGGTCGCCATCGAAGCTGGGCACAGGGAGGGCACGCTGCAGTCTGAGAGAACTTTGTCGTCTTAAAAAAGAAGGGTAGGGAATCCATATTCCCCAAGCCTGAGGAAAGAAGCTAGATGGAATGAGGAAGGAGGGACCATGGGCGGAACTCCTGAAGGAGAAATCAAAGTGCAAGAGCCCTgcgtctgagggaggagggcggggagcccggacccctgggtctgagggaggagggcggggagcccggacccctgggtctgagggaggaaggaggggagcccggacccctgggtctgagggaggagggctgggatcCTCGACTTCTGGATCTGAAGAAGGAGACGACAGTCTGGCtactgggtctgagggaggagggcggggagctcggacccctgggtctgagggaggagggcggggagcccggacccctgggtctgagggaggaaggaggggagcccggacccctgggtctgagggaggagggctgggatcCTCGACTTCTGGATCTGAAGAAGGAGACGACAGTCTGGCtactgggtctgagggaggaggctagGATCTGGTCTGGCTACTgcgtctgagggaggaggctagGATCTGGTCTGGCtactgggtctgagggaggagagctgggggTCTGGAGCCCTGGGTCTGAAGGTGAAGGGCTGAGTTTGAGGAAGGGAGGACTGGCCCTCAGCCCTTATcctgagggagggaggctggagtgGGTCCCCTGTGCCTGAGGAAGGAGAGCTGGATTCTCTTCCGCGGGGTCTTTCAGAGAGCCCAGTTCTGGACGTTTGGTCTGAAGGAGGAGCCTAGAGTCTCCACTTCTATATCGAGGAGTGGAATCCACCTTGACCGCTGGCTGCCCAGAATCATGGGTCCTTTGTGGGGGAAGGTAGCTGGAACTTAAACCCCTGGATCCCAGGATGAATGGGACGGGGCTCCCAGAATTCAAGTTCTGGTGGAGCTGGGTCCTAAAAGCTGAGATACTGAGGCCTTGAGAGATTTCTGCTGTGGATCTGAATCTCTGAGGTTTAAGGCACAGGGCTCCCGGGCCCGTTCTCCTGTATCTGGACACGGAAGAAAGAGAGTTGCCAAGATCCTGTTAACTATTGATGGCTGGGTCTTAGAACTGTGAAAACTTAGGCACGATAAACCTGTGACCTTGCCACCAGCTCACAAGGCCCTTCAGGACAGACTTCACGGTCTTGCATACCATCAATCTACCGCGAAGTGGACACTTAGAGAAAACTGAGATTTAATCCCCGGCTGGCTGGCTGAACAGTCTCTGTCCTCCATCAGTTCCCAGGTCCTGATTAGCTCTTCCCAGCCTCCGAGAAGCCATGGCAGCCTGCTGTGTCCAGTatttcctgctcctcttcctgctgGGAGCCTCCCACTGGACTTGTATGTTGGGGGACAAAGGGGAAACAGCTGTCCCACAGAGGGTGGGTTTCTGGTGAGAAGGGGCCACCCCACAGAGAAGGGCAATTGATGACTTTTATCTCATCTTCCCAGTGACCCAAAATCTACACTGTGAGGTGGGTAGAAACCTGCATTTAGAAGATGACCCGGGCCGAAACTTTAACTGGACGTCAAAGGTTGAGAGGTGTGACCCGAACGAACTTTGCCAGGAAACTATTCTGTTGATTAAAGCAGGTAAAATGGGGGCAGAGCGGTGGGTCTCGTCGGTGACCGGTTCCTCATTGCTGGGTGACAGCCGTCCAGTTGTCCAGTTGGGTCTCCAGGCCTAAAGCCACCTGACCTCGCCCATCTTCtcagcttcatttctttcttatcaCTAATATTGCAACCCTCTGGCAGTATAGCTGAATCACTACAGTGCTTGTCTCGAATACATAAGGATCTCAGTtgaagccccagaacccacataaaaatgccaggcctggtggcatgaatttctaatcccagcactggggaggcagagatatggGCATGATCCCTTGGGCTTTTGGGAAAGGGTGGCCATGTTATTTGCTCTCTCCTTGCCAAGTATCAGTCCCCTccttgcccccaccccccatccccccatcccctaccccacccccaccctccacccatcCACTTTCTCTGCTCCCTGTCTTGCAGAAGGAACCAAGACTGCTGTTTTGGCCAGTAAAGGCTGCGCTGATCAAGACATGGAGTCGATGACTTTCATTCAGTACACCCCACCTCCTGGCCTGATTGTTGTCTCCTACAGTAACTACTGCAATGATACCCTCtgcaacaacagaaacagcattTCCCAATTCTGGAAACCGCCAGAGACCATAGGTACCTGGGTAACGGGGAGATGAGCACGTCtgtcttttctgtgtgtctgcttAGCATAGGCCTCAGTGGGCCAAATTCGAAAGGATCCCCCAGTCGGCTTGGTCCTTTCCTGAGTCGAAGTCCTTTGCAGCCCAGGCTCTCCTCAGGGCAGAGGGACATCAGTAAAGTCAGGATCGACTGGGAATGTGTTCCTTGAGCAGTAAGAGGTCTCCGTAAGTGTCTGGGGTGGTGGCGGGTAGTGGCATTCCTTTTAACAGTTGTGGGTCCGTCGCTGCTAGGTGTCGCAGTCCAGTCCCCTAGTTTGGCATCCGGACCTGCGTTGTGTCTTCCCACCTACAAGTGCCTCTCTCCCCTTTTGTGCCTTGGGTAGTGTCTTAGACTCACAGTCACACTTTGTAACACTATAGATGGGTCAATAGGTAAAGGACTTGCCCTGCAAGCCTGGGGGCCTGTGTTCAGTTTCCCAGAACACACGTAAAAACGTCAAGCATGGCAGCATGagcttgtgatcccagccctcagaggtggagggagacaggaggaggatcCTCTGGCTGGGCTGgccaaccaggctggcctaattGGTGGgcaccaggccagtgagaggccctggcTCAGAGAGGGTGGACAGCGTGTCTGAGGATGATACCTgaagctggcctctggcctccacactcatgcgCCCGTACACCCACTTAAAAAGTAACTTTTTCTTAATGTAGATGGTataggtcattaaaaaaaaaaaaaaaaaaaaaaaaaaaagccagtagcGTACTTCCCACCCCCTGAACAGCAACCCTGTCCCACCTCTGTCAAAACCCGTGTTCTAATACAGCCTCCTTCTCAACTCAGACTCCAGCTCCTAGGACACGTTTACCGAAGCATCCTGGGCAGCAGGGCGTCCCTCCGGGTCTTTGACTATCCCTTGAGTGCGGTACCGAGTTGTAATACCGCTGGTCACCCCCAAATCTTTCTGCTAGCACTGTGCTTTCAGCTCTGTCACACGTGTAAAGCAGAGTGTGGAAGTCCTGTGGTCGCTGCGACcttctttggtgtgtgtgagtTCGCGCCCCCACCGTGTGTGGACGTCAGGAGACAGCTCGGAGAGCcggctctctctcctcccacctttgtATGGGCGCCaaggattgaacccgggtctccAGGCTTGCGAGATAAGCGCCTTTTCCTGATGAAAAGGAAATCCCCTGGGGAGGGGTAGGTGGGGCTCAGTAGTGGGCGTGGCTAGTGCAGCCTCCCCAGGCCacaggtggaggagagaaggcagcCAGCCCGGACCGGCTTCTCCAGGTGCTGGACTGCAGCCTTAACTCACCTCTCTTTATCCCCGTCCAGCAACTTCTCGGATGTCAGGAGCCCTCCGCTGCCCAACATGCGTGGCTCTGGGGCCCTGTTCCAGTGCCCCCTCTCTGCCCTGTCCCAACAATACAACTCAGTGCTATCAAGGAAGACTGGAACTCTCTGGAGGTAAAGGCCCCTCAAGGCTCTTGCACTTGGGGTTCCAGAGGTGAGGGAAGGCTGGGCTCCCCATCCCCTAAGTCGTCTTGTCTCTGTCGCCCCACCCCGTCTGGCTCGCAGGAGGTATGGACTCCGTCGTCGTGCACGTCAAAGGCTGCACCCCGATGATCGGCTGCAGGCTGATGGCTACCATGACCTCGGTGGGCCCCATGACGGTGAAGGAGACCTGCAGTTACAGCTCGTTTCTCCAGCCCCGAAAGGCAGAGAGTAGTGCCTCCTGGAGGCTCACctcactgtggctgctggagctCCTGTCGCCcgcgctgctgctgccgcccctCAGCCACTTTGCCTGAGAGCACTGTGGGGGCCTGGGTCGGAGGGAGCCTTCTGCCTGCTGCTGACCACCAGTTTgaagagtggggggtgggggtggggttgaggaGCAGAGAAATCACACGAATGTATATTGGATACAAATAATAAAGTTCGCACTTGGTTGTGAGATCGTgtatgtggggagggggggtggggaaggggagtccaaggacagctttcagaa
The sequence above is drawn from the Peromyscus leucopus breed LL Stock chromosome 1, UCI_PerLeu_2.1, whole genome shotgun sequence genome and encodes:
- the Tex101 gene encoding testis-expressed protein 101 codes for the protein MAACCVQYFLLLFLLGASHWTLTQNLHCEVGRNLHLEDDPGRNFNWTSKVERCDPNELCQETILLIKAEGTKTAVLASKGCADQDMESMTFIQYTPPPGLIVVSYSNYCNDTLCNNRNSISQFWKPPETIATSRMSGALRCPTCVALGPCSSAPSLPCPNNTTQCYQGRLELSGGGMDSVVVHVKGCTPMIGCRLMATMTSVGPMTVKETCSYSSFLQPRKAESSASWRLTSLWLLELLSPALLLPPLSHFA